In Vigna angularis cultivar LongXiaoDou No.4 chromosome 8, ASM1680809v1, whole genome shotgun sequence, the DNA window GATGATCTTTCTTTATTATGTGAGAAAATGAGAATCTTTATCTAGATCAGGTTTTAGAAAATGGAGAGAATAAGcttaaattagaattttattttagttgattttGTATATATCTATGTGAAAATATATGGATGTATATATGCTTTCCAAATAAACTTCAGGTTGCACTTTAGTTCTTTAAGTGTAAAAGAATTTGCTAAACTTCCctatcttatatatattttcctattatagttatatttagaTAATTGTAATAGTTTCGTATATGCATTCTTTCTAACTATTCTATTAAATATATGATGATTCCTATAATATAttagtaatattaaaaatttggatGTTACATAATTTAAGactaattgtatttataatgaatttatgtttgagttttttttttaagttagtcgttcaaattttctattttattttcagaagagttttttatattacagaaaaattattttattttgaattaaaattaatttatacataaaataatgtataaaaatttgCTTATATgaattctttaaattattattttaacaactCATTACATTGTCTTTTCTTGGGGTGTGTTGTCTTTTCTGAGGGTGTGTTTCTTTCCATATATGTAGTATGTAAACGGATGGATTTGTGAGTATATAGTTGTTTGTTTCAGCTGATGGGTATCCTAATTCTAACAACTCATTACATTGTCTTTTCTTATTTGCATTCTCACATTGATAGGGAGATAAGTAGGAATGTACAAAAAACGATTTATTaattctattttacttttaacttcTTTTATGATACATTATTATCCGTTAAAATCACCAGATCTTTAAAATatggaaattttcaaaatgtagataaaatataaaaaataataaatcataatatcacaacaataataattattattatgcaaTAAAACgtataattaagtttataaaatatttatctgaGTAAAATACTGCTAACATGAGCAATTTATGTCAATGTTGATCGACAGTATcagaaaatcttaaaattatattattcttaCGCATTTATTAATCTTATTGATGATTATATTATTCTTAACATATGTTAGAAAAATGGAGAAGGATATGGTTTTTCCTCTCTCTCTAATAATTATTCCCTCTAACATTATTATTGAGATTAGGACTACACAtgtaataaaaagaattaatcaTGTTCTATATTCAAGAATACACTAGCATGTTTAACATGAACAATATAATAGtctttattgtaattttaaattgCTACACATCAAGCTATAAGAAACAATTCAAATATTCTAATGCCATAATTTGGCTAAAAGTTATAATTCAAAtcgtttaaaataaattaagaaaggaaaCATGTAACAAACTTACCATCATTATTCAACTATATTAAAACACGTtatttagatataaataaaaatataattaataatatctaTTAAACCAACATCAatcattacatatataatatcacAACCAACTCATTAAAATCAGTCACATTtcattatgaataaaataaactaagaaaaaatttatatataatttaaatccTTATTGTTTCTTTACTTAAAGGAGCAAACTGTCACCCAGACGATTTAAAAATATCTGCAactaaaaaagttttaattgtCAATTGAAGTTATTTCCATATCAATTCTTTTCCAAATAAATCTATTCCGATTCAAATGGTTTTAAGTAAGAGAATTTATTCtgataaaaattttcattaactAGGATGATAGTATTCTATGCCTAAACCTCTAGGATTACCTGTAATCTCCAAGCAGATTAATAGatcaataaaaacttaaaaagaatggaaagaaataataataatattaattttagaaaaatatattttttataaaataaaagttgattaagtgattttctatttataattagatcttttaataaaaaagtaattgagttccatttttaaaaactatttatattctTAACTATTTTCTATACCCTTATAATATTTGAGaacaagaatttaaaaaaattataaaaaatatttacactgAAATCATGtgttaatacaatttttataaaagaaagaaaaagaagtaaaaataaaaaggtaaaataatgtttatagacacgattttaataaaataaattttaaaaaagttaaattctaAGTATCCCTAAGCAAACGTAATATTATAAAAACGAagtaaaaaatgtttgaaagtaaaattttaatataaaaaaattgatcgATAAATTCATATAAGTTTTACtctttatgtaaaatttaaaacttatctCTTTTTACAAATTCAACcggtaattattttaattaaatcaagatGATAAAATAAGTCAATCAAATGGCGTGGTTTATTATTTCATCCaactcttttaaaatataatagtaGAACAAAATATTGTCTGATAGTAATATTTACTACCATTGATTATCTTTTAACGTTAAATGTTAGATCCTAAACATAATACTATTTTCATACTAAAATAACACAAAACTCCAAAATTTTGtactactttttttaaattttgtagatGGAATTTACAAGAGAGGCCACTCAAATTTCTCAGTAGGTGGTGATTCTGTCTTCTATTATACTCTTGCATCTATTTTCTTTGTAGAATTTACAGTTGCATAGCTTTGCAAGAGAGGAACATTCTCAGTGATTGGTGATTCTTGGCTACcaacatcttcctcctcttccttctGTTCAGTTGCTTTGCCCCACATCACAGTATAAAACCCAATTGATATTACTGTGCCTCCAATCAAACTGCAAAATGCAAGAACAATGATGAGACCAACATACTATATCACTCAAATTGCTTAGTTTCTTTTCTGTCAAAAGTGTATCAGAACTATTAAGTGAAAGTTTGGAACTTTAAGAGGGTTTTGATGACATTAAGTACTGATTAAAATGAAATCTTGATAAGTGTAGAACTggaaaataacaaacaagtgACCAAATTAAGTGTGGCTGGCTCCAGATGAAGGATGAACAAGAAAACAATATCACACGACTGATATATTTGGACAAGTTCCTCTATAAATAATTCTCCtaggagagaaaaataagaacaaaaagtaaaataagtttCTCCATAAACAACATTTCCTTATGCACAagttaaaaatcataatttagaGACAACATTGGAGGAAGTCTTTACAAAGgttattaaatatgtttgtaatCTTTAAAATTGGATGCAAAATTGGAATTTGTCCCTAttttaaactttgatatattttaatctccaaattttaaaaataaataaatataatcgtTTTAATCCAACAGTAAAGTTTTTCTGTATTAAAGGACGTTCTAGGCAAACATCGAGTAAATAACTCAAACATCAACCCTAGAATATTGTTTGAcatgttaaaagaaattttattagaaagtggatttttaaagtctaactcaacctcacaaaaggtaaagtttgcacctcacttatatatatatatatatatatatatatatgtgtgtatatatatatatacacacacaaggatcctataatccttcatctattaaaggaatgacaggtgcacaaatctgcacaaattataatatctaaattataagtAACATAATATTTGATTACCTAATATCcgttaatagaatatttggcatatcttaacaAATTTAACATAGTTGGATTAAGAGAATTATATCAATTCATTTGTAAAGCTTGAAGACTAAATTATATCAAAGTTTGAAACAaagacaaatttcaattttgcgTCAAagtttaagaactaaaaatatatttaactcttctacataaacttattttaacttatataaataaacttatttcattttttcttttaactttttttcttagaaATGTTCATACAGAAGCTTATCCAAGCATACCCTacatattctaaaaattacatgATATCTCTATTGATGTACCAGTTCTGGACTAAAGGACTAGCTTGGCTTCATTGGAAGTTATAAACTTTTACTTAGGGATCATTGTCTAAGAAACAGAGCGAGTTATATGATAGTGAATTAATTTTCTTAGGAGAGCATCATTACCTTTTATAAAGATTAACCAATTTACACCACCAACACTATTAGCTCTAGTGTTTTTCCAATCCATTTTTACAAGATAGGGAATAGCAATTGCTTTATTCATATGCATTTTCCTAATTAGTTCACTGTGTtctaaagaagaatcaaatgtgAAAATTGCAATACTAACCTTCCAATATATAGAGTATCACCAAGGAACATAACACCCATGGCAACTGCAATAACAATTGAGAGAGGCTTGAACATAGCTACATATACAGGCCCCTTTAGGTGTATTCCCCAGGCATATATTGCACTACTCAAGAACTTGTTAAATATTCCCTAATTACaaaatgcatcatcatcaatCAATTATATTACACTGTATTTTAAGGTGAAAATGCAGGATCATTTTTCAGGGTTGTCTTACAGTGCAAACAATAGAGATCAGGGATATGTCTGGTCTTATTTTCCACGCACTTGAATTTTTCTCCCCAATTAAACCTACAATTGAAGCTACAATGGCTGCATACAAGTTGTAAAAGAACACCATAGTTAGTTCATCCGGGAACTCCTTCAAGATTTCAACCTGTAAAATTGAATAtcagaatttaaaattatgagtACTACCATAATGATTACTTCCATACAAGTAAACCACTTACAACGATTACTCACACTTCTGTTCTGAAACaatttatgtaatttgtttTAGTACAAAACTTACATCCAATAACAGGTGTTGTTTTCCAGATAGATTTGGAGTTTCATCTCAATAACACACAATGTCATTTAATGAAATTCTGTACCATGCATATTAGAGAAGTGAAACTCCAATTCTTAATAGAAAACAACATCAGTAACACTACAATACTGCATCTAAGTTTTGTCCTGTGTTTTACTTTAAGAACCATTGAGGTGAGAAAGTAACACTTCAAGGATCAAATGGGTGATCTACTCATTTCCATACCTGTAAAATAAACCATATAGTAAGCAGTATATTGCAAGCTGTCAGCAGAAGACCACCAAAGGTCCAATTTGTGTCTACTGAAGCAAGAATGCCATTTGATTGTGAAAGTTGAATTGAAGGGGAATTATCAGCGATGATGATCGATTGACCTTTGTAGAAAGTCACAATAAATGCACCTGATATCGATATAATGCTGCCCCAAATCTTAGCTTGGGTAGTTCTACTTCTTATGACTATCTTTTCCATCCTTAATTTGTGGTGGTAAATTgacaagaaaaaacaaaagaatgtGTCTGTAAGTAAAATCAAAATTGGTTGCAACCAAAATTTTCCTTTCTTGATTATAAGCTTATAAAACTTGCACATTGGTAGAAAAGTGGTAGGTTGTAAAAATGGAAActttttgaaagagaaaatgagTTTAAGGTTGGTTTCACCAAAACAAAACTGGTTCCACTCtctaatataaattatcataGGAATTACCAAAAGGGTAAAGTCAGTGTTGGAAAGCTGTGGGATTCTCATTCACAATAATGGAACAGATCTGCCAGGAGTTGTACTTCTGCCATataacatgaaatattttattttcatctttcgTTTTCACAACCATAGACTATTCAAAAggtataatttttaaactaattactTTAAAAGCCAACAAATTTATCATCCCAGATGATCCAATTGAATGAAAGTtaatcaaattacaaaaaaaaaaaaggaaactgtTAAATACTATTCAAGACATGAAAATGAACCTGCAAATGACAGCAAGTACGAAGGTGAAGGCAGGAGTGAGGTTGCTGATTGCAGAGGAAAGTGTGGGAGAACTATAACTGATCCCAACATACCCCAGAATCTGAGATGAACACCTGCATCAGAATCCAAAAGTTAGCACAACAGAGTGAAAAATAAAAGGGGTAGGTCAGAAAACTAAATCTAAAAAGCCTTAAACTTTGTGGTGCCCTTTACACACCCTATGAGACCCAGAAGAGCAATTTTGGATAGGATGGAAAAGCTGAGAGGAGGAACCACTCTTAATCTGCAAAGAGACATGAGAAGGAGCCATTGAAGTTTGAGTTCAGTGTTAGGAGCTGAGAAACATAGTCTGTGTAAGATTTGCATCAAACCTTCTGTAGAGAAAAGTAAtaggaagaagaacaagaaaggCCAAGGAATAGGCATAGGAGACAAAGACATAGCTACTCATCCCTTGCAGAGTGGCTGCTTTGAAGAGAGTGAACAAAGCTGTGTTATTGCATTCATTTGCAACAAGAACGATCAGAGGAAGCAAATCCTTGTAACAGTATCTTCTATCCATCGTTTCAGTCTGAGACACACACACGAAATCTTTGAGGACAATTTGTActttatatgttataatttcTTCAGAACTTTTTGTGGCACTTGGTTTACTAATtcatgaaaaattttaaaatttgattaattcagtttatgatattaattatgtcttacatatatttaaagCTAGTTCTAGAAAacttgaaaattgaaattgatatattttcttgccatttgtttattgaattaaaacaaatcattttaattaactatatttttaaatgaataattaatatacaagagactttaatattattttaaattttaatttgataagaaaaaacttaaaggaatatatatatatatcattactttttgttttttatcatttatttttattgtgaattATAATGTTTAGTTGGTGCCcaacattatttttctaaaattatatataaggCTATATAGACATATAATTACATGACagttatttattagttttaattaaattattcattgtTCCAGGATCTTAGATACTTTATCACAATCCAGTATGAGTGGTTAATTGAGGTACACTCAtcagattaattttattttttttgtagtttaggacattaactaatattattttactttttgggCCACTTTCTAAAAGGGGTCTATTAGCAAATAGGACATGGCTCCACAACATCACTAGAAAGCACAAAGTCAAGATAAAGTTTTGCTTTATAATTTCACTGTTTAATAGTTTCTTGCTTAATTATTAAATTGGATATAGAATGTGAAATGCTAAAGTAGGTTTATGGGGACACTTATTTTTGGAATATGATTGGGAAATATCAACTCACCAAATGGATacagaacataaaaaaaaggaaagaaaatgataaagtaATATGTTTGGATATTTTGTCCACATATCTATAATTAGGTCTAGATGAGATTCTTTttggaaaaaattatttgaaagtaGAAATGATtggaaaataatgaaataaagaataaataaaatcttcaaattattatttacttagtgttttaagaagaataaaatatttacttatttcattttctaaattttattatatatttttttttcaaagtggCAATCTATCTCTAACAGATATCTCACTTAttcatcttcttttttcatcttttccttCCTCAACCTAATAATATTTCCTTTTCAtctattttatcttctttatctttaatttttacaatttttacaatatttatcattaattttcactctttcattttatattaatttcctttttctatttattttctctctttcttctagTCACACCATCATATCATTAAAGAGTAAAGGTGTTATCCCACTTCACACTCTCAATTATTTTGATGTGTTAGAAaagacaaaagagaaaaatttgGTGTggatataaaatagaaatagatATTGTTTTGCAATTTGTTATATTCTTTTAGTAGGAAAAGAACAAGGTATAGTAGGAAAAAAGTAGGGACCTTCCTTCCCatttttttgaaattcttttctttctaataaagaaaaggggaaagtgataaaaaaaagatattttacttttttaaaatgttaatatgtaattattaaattgtGGTTGATGTTTATCCTTCATGTCATAATCATGGTTATAGATTTTGCCTACGATCTTAGCTTTAAGTATGATTGGCTTGAAATTGGAAAAttcaaaaatacttttttttttcatatgtaaacaaaaattattctcAGTTCATGTCAAAATGTGAAGCATTTTAAGTTTCACTCAATGTACCCCTCAATCTATCTAAATCAGTTGAAAAAACTAACtaagatttataattttagtcCTCTGTCAAactagttttaattttaaaaaaaaaaaatactttaaccTCTTAAGTTTGAAAAAGTATGGTATTATCTTTCAAATTTACTGTTTAAACGCAAGAggctttttaaaaattattttagttctcTTATAGTTTAAGGAtcaattatgtatatatatattttaatttgaaaagcCTAATGAAAAACTACAATCAAATTcacttcaaaattttaaaactaaaagtataatttcggtcgaataattattttaaaattatcgattcttaagaaatttttttacttgTGTTGAGAAAAATTTTCctattacataaattaataattcacttatttaagttcttcaaaaattaataattcacttatttttaagaaaaacttttaattacGTATCTTTTGCTAAATATATTCTTCCTCGTCTTTTCCTATCTTAGTTTTCAACATGGTCATAGTAGAATTTTTTTcatgtgtattttttaaaacttttggtTGCTTCTTTGtcaaatgtatattttttcatCTCCATATCTTCTCATTGGTAtaaacaaagtctcacatcagataaaacaagatataaacataggtttatatacacataagatacttCCCTTAGTAAGAGGCTTTTTGGAGtagtaccaaaagcaaattcaTGAGAGTTTAACCCAAAGCGGACAAAATTATTGTTGAATAcacaatgtttttcttttgtccaGTATGATTTacatattgttttttattatagttaatGTCTACAATGTCATTTATCATATGCTAAAGAAATTTGACatgataaagatgaagaagagaaacCTTGAAACTTGTTATCAAAATTGATATATGATTTGTTATGAACCGAAATTCCAACACATATTGAAATTATTCTTATAAACTATCTATGCATGACTTTCATGTCATGTTATCTTATGTTATGACCATAAACAAATTTCAAGGACAATATTTGAAAACAATTGGTTTGTATTTGCCTACACCAGTATTTAGCCATGATCAATTGTAAGTTTCTAGGGTCCACATTAAGTTTGGGTTAAAGATTTTAATCCATGACAATGACAAAAATCCTTTGAAATCTACAACCAAGATAGTTTTAAAAAACGTTTTTGTGTAAGTTGTATGTATATGAGCATCTCATTTATGATATTTTGTTAAGTATTCATCTATCAATTTGTCCACTTAGAAACAAATTTTCTACACACATTTATTCAAAGTActtaataatatgatattttttatattgtgatttttactttttgtaaaaaactacttaattaatatttgacatattaaaaaaatatatacaatacttatttttcaatagagataaaaataaaacaaaaataaaaataagtaaagattaatttttatgttgagAAATGAATGAAATAGTTAGTCACCCACACTACCATGCTATAATTGTGTAAAGGTATATCAAAGCTGCAAAGAActtaaattatgtataaatgAAGAAGAATGGGATAGGGACTGGTTTCTAACCTCTTGACGTTTGCCTAACAAAATATTGGACACAAGATAGAGATACCAGAAATAAAGAAGGGAGTTGGTGATAGAGATGCTAGGTTGCAACTTGGAAGGGACATTTTAGAATAGAAAATGCAATTTCAACGTAAAACTAGAGGATACAACTGTAGCCATTTTCTCAAGCCactaataatgttttaaatataactatgGACAAATTTTCTGAAGCCACtcagaatattttaaattttcacaaaAGGATTGGGATATGCGTAATGATATATCGAAAAAGAAGTAACTACTTAAAGGGtgattgtattttttaaaattcaaattcaaatggaTCTAATCCAAATCtattaaaatgaattgaatttaaaatatggtatattttaattaggttATATAGAATtaggtttttatatttatatttatatttatatttatattgggTTGTTTGCTTGATCTAATCTAATTTAGTCTAAAATGGACTTATCCTTACTAAACTCAACCTCATGTGAATTGGTCCCATTGAATTAATCTAACTTGGACTTTATTTGACTTAACCTGACTTAGACTTTACTTGATGTAAGCCTAACCCGTCTCAGTTAGACTTAAGTTTCTTTCAAGCCAATTTACTTTGGCCTAACTTGCTTGGACTAACTTAAGTCTGATCTAACTGAACATGACTTAGGTTTATTCCAACTTGAGGTTGGACCTAACCCAACTTAGACTCCTTTCTAGTTTGACTTTGATGTGGTCTAGTCTAACTTGTCTTAGGTTCAACCCAATCCAATCTTGTATTGTTTGGACCCAACTTGGTCCGACTGTTCATGAGTTGGGTCAACTCGACTTCATCTTGTCTTATAGTGGTCTAACTCGATTTAACCTTTTATAACTTGACcttatatatgattatatttaatAGATAAATTGGACTAATATTAGTAAGGAACACTTTCAAGTGTGGAGGACCACCGTGGCACAACTATATAGAGTAAACCATTTGGATACTCAACTCAACTCATTTTTGTGCTAAGTTGCTGTCTTgcactttttcatttctttgatTCTGCATCAGCCAAACACGGCACTGGACAATTATGCTCGAAGCATATTTAGACACCAAGTAAATAGTTTCAATTCATTAGCCAATTTTACCACTACTAAGAGTAGGTTATTGCTTTCAATATTTATCAACCTTTGCGATCTTTACTGAGGTGCTTCCACCATCCTTTTGATACACCACACAAAAAAGCTGAGATGTTGAAAAGTGTCCAAAGTAACTCCAGTTGCAGTTATGATCATTTGGAAAAAAGTCATTCCTTTTTTATGAAGTTCTTAAAAGACTAAAATCCATTCGAGGATTGATATTTTACCAATAGTTTTTTTCCATACACACACAAAATTGATCTAATACTTGACCCATGTGTTTAGGGAGTGTAGTTACCTGTCAATTATACCACACCATGTTTAAATACATTCATGTTACATGTGTACATACATGTCGTTATCTGACATGTTTAGAGAGAGATGTCTGTTTTTCCATTAAACCACTTGAATAAAAGTTACAACTCCTCTGTGTAAAGAACAGTGTAGGTTCGATTCTATGACAAACCACACTATGTACATCATAAGTAACAGCAAGCTGTGTTAACAATGAAAATCTTCCATTTACTTCACTTAGGTATAAGCAGCTCAGAATCATCTTGGGGAACAATGGAACTATGTACTCTTGCTGTTCTATGCAAGAaaatgggttttttttttatggtttttctatGATGTTAAAAGTGGGAAGagtttgtatttttgttttaaacattCTTTTCTGATGTTTCAGTTCTCTGGTTTTGCAAGAGAGGAACATTCTCAGCAGTTAGTGATTCCAAGCCACCAACAACTTCCTCAATCTCTTCTGTTGCCTTGCCCCACAACACAACATAAAGACCAATCGATACTATTATGGCTCCAACTACGCTGCAAAAGGCAGACAAAAAATGTACACAAATGAACATATCGACAAACTGTTATTAAATTGTACTATGTATATGTCTATGTTGTCAGTGTTAGAAAGAACTGATAGTATCTCATAGTGAATTTTACTGATAGTATCTCATTGAAATGGCCTTTTGTCAGTAGAAAATCACAAATCATCAAAAAAATTGCCAAAAAAATGAGGATAGTTAGAATTTGGGGATCTGTTTTATCTATTAATTGTTCCATTTTCAGATTAGGAAATTTGGGAAGAGATTAGCactaccatgttaagaagtagactttaagtctaactcaaccccgcAAAACCAGCTTGAAAGGTGAGGTTTGCAAccacttatatactttatattagccttatctctagtcgatgtaggacttccaaTAATAAACTAAGAAACAAAGTAAGATATTTGAGGAAGGATTCCTCACCAATTCCATGCCATTCATAACCAATCTACTACCAGCTAATCATTTTATTCCAGATTTATTCACAAATCTCAATTGAGTTCATTGACACCATCATGGCTCTTCACATTAGCTAAATCAATCTTATTATCTTATTTCATCCTAGATTTTTCTAATCCACTTGCATCCACACCATTTAGTGGAGTTTCATTTCTTCACATTTTTATAAAGCACATTCCCAACAAGTACAATTTTTATTAGACTGAATTTTCATTGTTCAACATAATAACGTGGACAATTGTTTCCCCATGTTTTAAGCAAGAATCAAACACATATTTGATGTAGCATCATACCTTCCAATGTACAGAGTATCATCAAGGAACAAAACACCCATTGCAACTGCAATCACAATTTGAAGTGGCCTGAAGGATGTTACAAAGACAGCCCCCTTTAAATTCAATGTCCAGGCATAAACTACATTGCTCATTAACTTTCCAAATAGTCCCTAAATGCACAAAAAAGAATCATCAATGGAAACATTTATACACAAGCAAAGGAAGGTGTATCTTTCTGGTTTAAGAGAAACAGCAGTGTGCAAGATATCTTACTGAGCTAACAATGGAGATCAGTGAAACATTTAGACCTATTTTCCAAGCACTAGCACTTGGCTCAGCAAATAAACCTACAGTTGCAGTGAATATTGTGGCAGTGACATTGTAAAGCAAGACTAGAGTAAGTTCATCCGGGAACACTCTCAAGATATCCTCCTGCAAAGgaattaaaatatgttagaaCTAAGATTCTAAGGCTTTCCATATGAAGTAGCAAGAAATGTATTCACAAAAATAATGTGGATCCTCCAAAGTTAAAGTGCAAAATAACTAAATTCTACAGTTTATGATCTTATAAACCATGATAATTATCcactttaatttctaaattatacCTTAGTTTAGAAAACCTTGACCCTACCTCTAAAATGTACCATACTGAAGTCAGAATGTAGTCAGCTATCAGCAGAATGCCACCAGTGGCCCAGCTAGCATCCTCTGATTTAAGAAAGTTAATTTGATCTTGAAGTGACAAGGAAAGATGTTTGTGAGCATTGACGATTGATGGTCCTTTGTAGAAAGTCAGAACAAATGCACCTGATATTGATATTATGCTTCCCATTACCTTAGCTTGACTACTCCTACTTTTAGCAGCTAACTTTTCCATCCTTAGTTGCAGTCATAAGAGGacaacagaaaacaaaataagtcCACAAAAGAAGACTGAGATATTCATTCTTAGTGGTTAATATCATGAACTTACTAACAGTTCAGAACCATTTTCTTCAAAGATCACATTGAGCTTAATTCCTAcaattgatttgatgaaataagATCACCTATGATGAACTTGGTACTAGTCAATGGTGTCATAAGTAGAACTTTGAATAGTAATTGGAATCTTGGTCCACAGTCAGATGGGTTTCTCTAATCAGTCTTTGTATAGTCATCAATCTGAGAATATTGAATAAATTGGTGGGGTTCTAAGTTGACCATGGCATTTTCACACACTAACAAATATGCTTAGCTTTATTTAAGAGATGCGTGTAAGAAAAGAAAGCATACGACAGAGACTCTTTTCTTTAATGTGAAAATGACATAGACTTTGAAATTACTTCTAGTTGTTTTCGATGCATAGAATATAACAAAATACCCTCAAGTGGgagaaaaactaataaaatagttcaaataa includes these proteins:
- the LOC108343802 gene encoding WAT1-related protein At3g28050, which produces MDRRYCYKDLLPLIVLVANECNNTALFTLFKAATLQGMSSYVFVSYAYSLAFLVLLPITFLYRRLRVVPPLSFSILSKIALLGLIGCSSQILGYVGISYSSPTLSSAISNLTPAFTFVLAVICRMEKIVIRSRTTQAKIWGSIISISGAFIVTFYKGQSIIIADNSPSIQLSQSNGILASVDTNWTFGGLLLTACNILLTIWFILQVEILKEFPDELTMVFFYNLYAAIVASIVGLIGEKNSSAWKIRPDISLISIVCTGIFNKFLSSAIYAWGIHLKGPVYVAMFKPLSIVIAVAMGVMFLGDTLYIGSLIGGTVISIGFYTVMWGKATEQKEEEEDVGSQESPITENVPLLQSYATVNSTKKIDARV
- the LOC108344725 gene encoding WAT1-related protein At3g28050, giving the protein MARERSFYRDFLPILVLLGTEFNDMGLLTLFKVASLQGLNSYVFVAYAYAVATTVLLPVTFFHRRSRVVPPLSFSTVSKIVLLGVIGSSSQILGYAGISYSSPALASSIGNLVPALTFILAVICRMEKLAAKSRSSQAKVMGSIISISGAFVLTFYKGPSIVNAHKHLSLSLQDQINFLKSEDASWATGGILLIADYILTSVWYILEEDILRVFPDELTLVLLYNVTATIFTATVGLFAEPSASAWKIGLNVSLISIVSSGLFGKLMSNVVYAWTLNLKGAVFVTSFRPLQIVIAVAMGVLFLDDTLYIGSVVGAIIVSIGLYVVLWGKATEEIEEVVGGLESLTAENVPLLQNQRTETSEKNV